CCGCCGGAATTGAAATGTAGTTTTCGTCCATACACACCCTAAATGTCTGATTGATTGTTAGGCGTGGAATCCAGCCATGAAAAGCTTAACGACACCAAATGAACGCTCGATAACAGGCCTGAACACAAAATGGCCTAGATCAATGCCAATGTAGACTATATCCCGTGGATTGAGAGTCCCTCAAGGCGCAATTTGCGCGCATGACTCAAGACTACGAACAGCTTCGTCTGCAGCTGGCGGAAAACATCCGCTTGATGAGACGCGTGAAAAACCTGACCCAAGAGCAACTGGCGCTCATGGCCGAGGTGGATCGCACCTACGTCAGTCAGATCGAACGATGCACGGGCAATCCGTCGCTGTTGGTCCTGTGCAAACTCGCCAATATTCTCGAAATCACCACGGATCAGCT
The genomic region above belongs to Pseudomonas azotoformans and contains:
- a CDS encoding helix-turn-helix domain-containing protein, with the translated sequence MTQDYEQLRLQLAENIRLMRRVKNLTQEQLALMAEVDRTYVSQIERCTGNPSLLVLCKLANILEITTDQLLAEPETLRSALHVK